The Kaustia mangrovi genome has a segment encoding these proteins:
- the acs gene encoding acetate--CoA ligase — protein MSDEKLYPVTEAWKKRAFVDRAQYDEMYKASVEDPDGFWGEHGKRIDWIKPFTRVKNTSYDPHNVSIKWFEDGTLNVCANCVDRHLETRGDKVAIIWEGDDPDDHKHITYRELHAQVCRFANVLKANGVKKGDRVTIYMPMVPEAAYAMLACARIGAVHSVVFGGFSPDSLAGRIQDCDSKFVVTADEGVRGGRTIPLKANTDEALKKCAGGEKVLVVRRTGNDVPWDPSRDLWLHEETEKVSDDCPPEEMNAEDPLFILYTSGSTGKPKGVMHTSGGYLVYTSMTHQYVFDYHEDDIYWCTADVGWVTGHSYIVYGPLANGATTLIFEGVPNYPDASRFWQVVDKHKVNIFYTAPTAIRALMGAGDDYVKKTDRSSLTLLGTVGEPINPEAWEWYYHVVGEERSPIVDTWWQTETGGILISPLPGAIDQKPGSATLPFFGVQPALVDNEGNEIKGEGQGNLVMLDSWPGQMRTVYGDHDRFVQTYFSTYLGTYFTGDGCRRDADGYYWITGRVDDVINVSGHRMGTAEVESALVAHPKVSEAAVVGFPHDLKGQGIYCYVTLMAGEEPDEALTQELRQWVRKEIGPIASPDVIQYAPGLPKTRSGKIMRRILRKIAEDDFSNLGDTSTLADPSVVDNLVSNRQGGRKSA, from the coding sequence ATGTCCGACGAGAAGCTTTACCCCGTGACGGAGGCCTGGAAGAAGCGGGCCTTCGTCGACCGCGCCCAGTATGACGAGATGTACAAGGCCTCCGTCGAGGACCCGGACGGCTTCTGGGGCGAGCACGGCAAGCGGATCGACTGGATCAAGCCCTTCACCAGGGTGAAGAACACCTCCTACGATCCGCACAACGTCTCCATAAAGTGGTTCGAGGACGGCACGCTCAATGTGTGTGCCAACTGCGTCGACCGGCATCTGGAAACGCGCGGCGACAAGGTCGCGATCATCTGGGAAGGCGACGACCCGGACGACCACAAGCACATCACCTATCGCGAGCTCCACGCGCAAGTCTGCCGCTTCGCCAACGTGCTCAAGGCCAACGGCGTGAAGAAGGGCGACCGGGTGACCATCTACATGCCGATGGTCCCGGAGGCGGCCTATGCCATGCTCGCCTGCGCGCGCATCGGCGCCGTCCATTCGGTGGTGTTCGGCGGTTTCTCGCCCGATTCGCTCGCCGGGCGCATCCAGGACTGCGACTCGAAATTCGTCGTCACGGCGGACGAGGGCGTTCGCGGCGGCCGCACCATCCCGCTCAAGGCCAACACCGACGAGGCGCTGAAGAAGTGCGCCGGGGGCGAGAAGGTCCTCGTCGTCAGGCGCACCGGCAACGACGTGCCCTGGGACCCGTCGCGCGACCTGTGGCTGCACGAGGAGACGGAGAAGGTCTCCGACGACTGCCCGCCGGAGGAGATGAACGCGGAGGACCCGCTCTTCATCCTCTACACCTCCGGCTCGACCGGCAAGCCGAAGGGCGTCATGCACACCTCCGGCGGCTATCTCGTCTACACCTCCATGACCCACCAGTACGTCTTCGACTATCACGAGGACGACATCTACTGGTGCACGGCGGATGTCGGCTGGGTGACCGGCCACAGCTACATCGTCTACGGCCCGCTCGCCAACGGGGCGACGACGCTCATCTTCGAGGGCGTGCCGAACTACCCGGACGCGTCGCGCTTCTGGCAGGTCGTCGACAAGCACAAGGTGAACATCTTCTACACCGCGCCGACCGCCATCCGCGCGCTGATGGGCGCGGGCGACGACTATGTGAAGAAGACCGACCGCTCCTCGCTCACGCTGCTCGGCACGGTCGGCGAGCCGATCAACCCGGAAGCCTGGGAGTGGTACTACCATGTGGTCGGCGAGGAACGGTCCCCGATCGTGGACACATGGTGGCAGACGGAGACGGGCGGCATCCTCATCTCGCCGCTGCCCGGCGCCATCGACCAGAAGCCGGGCTCGGCGACATTGCCCTTCTTCGGCGTCCAGCCGGCGCTCGTCGACAATGAGGGCAACGAGATCAAGGGCGAGGGCCAGGGCAACCTGGTGATGCTCGATTCCTGGCCCGGCCAGATGCGTACCGTCTATGGCGATCACGACCGCTTCGTGCAGACCTATTTCTCCACCTATCTCGGCACCTATTTCACCGGCGATGGCTGCCGGCGCGACGCCGACGGCTATTACTGGATCACGGGCCGGGTGGACGACGTGATCAACGTGTCCGGCCACCGCATGGGCACCGCGGAGGTGGAGAGCGCCCTCGTCGCCCACCCCAAGGTGTCGGAGGCCGCCGTGGTCGGCTTCCCGCACGACCTCAAGGGCCAGGGCATCTACTGCTATGTCACGCTGATGGCCGGCGAGGAGCCCGACGAGGCGCTTACCCAGGAGCTCCGGCAGTGGGTGCGCAAGGAGATCGGGCCGATCGCCTCGCCCGACGTCATCCAGTATGCGCCGGGCCTGCCCAAGACACGCTCGGGCAAGATCATGCGCCGCATCCTGCGCAAGATCGCGGAGGACGATTTCAGCAATCTGGGCGACACCTCCACGCTCGCCGACCCCTCGGTGGTCGACAATCTGGTCTCCAACCGCCAGGGCGGCCGCAAGAGCGCCTGA
- a CDS encoding CobW family GTP-binding protein, with protein sequence MPAARSGPADRTPIPLSVLTGFLGAGKTTLLNRLVADEGMADTALIINEFGEVGIDHLLVETANEDIVEMSSGCLCCTISGDLIRTLEDLVARRDAGEIRHFSRVVIETTGLADPAPVLHTIMNHNYLVYRYRLASVVTVVDAVNGMATLDAHAEAVKQAAMADRLVLTKTDLLGEGGSDGLDALKARLRELNPAAPMLDAARGEAVADRLFDAGLYDPEAKTPDVVRWLAAEAYDGNGHHEHEHEHDHGHDPNRHDEHIRAFCITTDQPIRATSLELFMELLRLQHGNGLLRLKGIVLLEEEPERPVVIHAVQHVFHPPIRLGQWPGDGARLTRLVCITRDVEKSQIEGLLEAFTDRLTDGGAAFRDMTLSLRPGGGR encoded by the coding sequence ATGCCTGCTGCCCGATCCGGCCCCGCCGACCGCACGCCCATACCGCTCTCGGTCCTCACCGGGTTCCTCGGCGCCGGCAAGACCACGCTGCTCAACCGCCTCGTCGCCGACGAGGGCATGGCCGACACCGCGCTCATCATCAACGAGTTCGGCGAGGTCGGCATCGACCATCTCCTGGTGGAGACGGCGAACGAGGACATCGTGGAGATGTCGAGCGGGTGCCTGTGCTGCACGATCAGCGGCGATCTCATCCGCACGCTGGAGGATCTCGTCGCCCGGCGCGACGCCGGCGAGATCAGGCATTTCTCCCGCGTGGTGATCGAGACGACCGGGCTCGCCGACCCCGCGCCCGTGCTCCACACCATCATGAACCACAATTACCTCGTCTACCGCTATCGCCTCGCGAGCGTGGTGACCGTGGTCGATGCGGTCAACGGCATGGCGACGCTCGACGCCCATGCCGAGGCGGTCAAGCAGGCCGCCATGGCCGACCGGCTGGTGCTGACCAAGACGGACCTCCTCGGCGAGGGCGGCTCAGACGGGCTCGACGCCCTGAAGGCCCGCCTGCGCGAGCTCAATCCGGCCGCTCCCATGCTCGACGCCGCCCGGGGCGAGGCCGTTGCCGACCGCCTCTTCGACGCCGGCCTCTACGACCCGGAGGCGAAGACCCCGGATGTCGTGCGCTGGCTCGCCGCGGAAGCCTATGACGGCAACGGCCATCACGAGCACGAGCACGAGCACGACCATGGCCACGACCCCAACCGGCATGACGAGCATATCCGTGCCTTCTGCATAACGACCGACCAGCCGATCAGGGCGACGAGCCTGGAGCTGTTCATGGAGCTCCTGCGGCTGCAGCACGGCAACGGCCTGCTCCGGCTCAAGGGGATCGTGCTTCTGGAAGAGGAGCCGGAGCGGCCGGTGGTGATCCATGCCGTCCAGCATGTCTTCCACCCGCCGATCCGGCTTGGCCAATGGCCCGGCGACGGCGCGCGCCTGACCCGGCTCGTCTGCATCACCCGCGACGTGGAGAAGAGCCAGATCGAGGGCCTGCTGGAGGCCTTCACCGACCGCCTCACCGACGGCGGCGCCGCCTTCCGCGACATGACCCTGTCGCTCAGGCCCGGCGGCGGGCGCTAG
- the mobB gene encoding molybdopterin-guanine dinucleotide biosynthesis protein B: MSTPVFGIAGYKGAGKTTLTERLVAELVARGFAVSTVKHAHHSFDIDQPGRDSHRHRVAGAREVAVVSANRWALIHELKGDPEPPLGEILAKLAPCDLVVAEGYKREAHPKIEVRDAALGHPELAGGDPSVVAIAASGSVEDACVPVFARDDISAIADFVIGHMGLAGTGAAP; the protein is encoded by the coding sequence ATGAGCACGCCCGTCTTCGGCATTGCCGGCTACAAGGGGGCGGGCAAGACGACGCTGACGGAACGCCTCGTCGCCGAGCTCGTCGCGCGCGGCTTCGCCGTCTCGACCGTCAAGCACGCCCATCACAGCTTCGATATCGACCAGCCGGGCCGCGACAGCCACCGCCACCGCGTGGCCGGCGCGCGCGAGGTCGCGGTCGTGTCGGCGAACCGCTGGGCGCTCATCCACGAGCTCAAGGGCGACCCCGAGCCGCCGCTTGGCGAGATCCTCGCGAAGCTCGCGCCCTGCGACCTCGTCGTGGCGGAGGGCTACAAGCGCGAGGCCCACCCCAAGATCGAGGTGCGCGACGCCGCGCTCGGCCATCCCGAGCTGGCGGGCGGCGATCCGAGCGTCGTGGCCATCGCGGCAAGCGGGTCGGTCGAGGATGCCTGCGTGCCGGTCTTCGCGCGCGACGACATCTCAGCGATCGCCGATTTCGTCATCGGCCATATGGGCCTTGCGGGCACGGGAGCCGCCCCATGA
- a CDS encoding L,D-transpeptidase, with product MIRWMIVFCSALLVALPLLGAQAQDRSVRYNFTAEPPSGGSGFASSYSGKKIVSYRTSEKPGTIIVDTDARKLFYVMEGGKAIAYGVGVGRSGFSWSGSAKVGRKAKWPRWTPPAEMIARDPRLSKYANGMPGGPSNPLGARALYLYDGGRDTLYRIHGTNETWSIGRAVSSGCIRMLNEEVIDLYGRVGVGTKVVVL from the coding sequence ATGATACGCTGGATGATCGTGTTCTGCAGTGCCCTGCTCGTGGCCCTGCCCCTTCTTGGCGCCCAGGCGCAGGATCGCTCGGTGCGGTACAATTTCACGGCCGAGCCGCCATCGGGCGGGAGCGGGTTCGCCTCCTCCTATTCCGGCAAGAAGATCGTTTCCTACCGCACCAGCGAAAAGCCCGGCACCATCATCGTCGATACCGACGCACGCAAGCTGTTCTATGTGATGGAGGGCGGCAAGGCCATTGCCTATGGCGTGGGCGTGGGCCGCAGCGGCTTCTCCTGGTCCGGGTCGGCCAAGGTCGGCCGCAAGGCCAAATGGCCGCGCTGGACACCGCCTGCGGAGATGATCGCGCGCGACCCCCGGCTGTCCAAATATGCCAACGGCATGCCGGGCGGCCCGAGCAACCCGCTCGGCGCCCGCGCGCTCTACCTCTATGACGGCGGCCGCGACACGCTCTACCGCATTCACGGCACCAACGAGACATGGTCCATCGGCCGTGCCGTCTCGAGCGGCTGCATCCGCATGCTGAACGAGGAGGTCATCGACCTCTATGGCCGCGTCGGCGTCGGCACCAAGGTGGTCGTGCTCTAG
- a CDS encoding maleate cis-trans isomerase family protein, with product MTDIAVTAPREADGTIMERHLPFETDGGIAERAAIGVVVLATDYTLEHEFRRLMDVPGVAFYHSRIRNEPHITPETLRAMEPRLTEAADLILPSDTLDVVAYGCTAASMAIGEERVFELINAARPTAKCTTPITAARAAFGAFGARRVGVLTPYSEDVNRIVADYIRARGVEVPVFGSFNEDDDRVVARITPGSIRSAVGRLAAKADIDAVFVSCTSVRLADAAHAIEEEIGLPVTSSNHALAWHCLRLAGIDDKRPEFGRLFAL from the coding sequence ATGACCGACATCGCAGTGACGGCGCCGCGCGAGGCGGACGGGACGATCATGGAGCGGCACCTGCCGTTCGAGACCGATGGCGGCATCGCCGAGCGCGCGGCCATCGGCGTCGTCGTGCTGGCGACCGACTACACGCTGGAGCACGAGTTCCGCCGCCTCATGGATGTGCCGGGCGTGGCCTTCTATCACAGCCGCATCCGCAACGAGCCGCACATCACCCCGGAAACCCTGCGCGCCATGGAGCCCAGGCTGACCGAGGCGGCCGACCTCATCCTGCCCTCCGACACGCTCGACGTGGTCGCCTATGGCTGCACGGCGGCCTCCATGGCCATCGGCGAGGAGCGGGTCTTCGAGCTGATCAATGCCGCGCGACCGACGGCGAAGTGCACCACGCCGATCACCGCGGCCCGCGCCGCCTTCGGCGCGTTCGGCGCGCGCCGCGTCGGGGTCCTCACGCCCTATAGCGAGGACGTCAACCGGATCGTCGCCGACTATATCCGCGCGCGCGGCGTGGAGGTGCCGGTCTTCGGCTCGTTCAACGAGGACGACGACCGGGTGGTCGCGCGCATCACGCCGGGCTCGATCCGCTCCGCCGTCGGCCGGCTGGCCGCGAAGGCCGATATCGACGCCGTCTTCGTCTCCTGCACGAGCGTCAGGCTGGCGGACGCCGCCCACGCCATCGAGGAGGAGATCGGCCTGCCCGTCACCTCGTCCAACCATGCGCTCGCCTGGCATTGCCTGAGGCTCGCCGGCATCGACGACAAGCGCCCCGAATTCGGCCGCCTGTTCGCACTGTGA
- the fdhD gene encoding formate dehydrogenase accessory sulfurtransferase FdhD, which translates to MVKNAKPLREFEVAPDPEDPRLSEVVTGVDQDGRPVEVPVVYERPLTLFLNGQEIVTMMTIGDHPDLLAVGYLANQNMLAGDDEITGIDYDEELQVVVVRTARETNYEEKLKKKIRTSGCAQGTIFGDVMESFETVRLPPDAELRTSWLYTLMRKINTQPSLYLHAGAIHGCVLCEEDRPLVYMEDVGRHNAVDKIAGFMRLNGISADDKIFYTTGRLTSEMILKTVMMRIPILISRSGFTAWGVELARKAGLTLVGRARGKRFMALSGAERIVYDQDLSAVPEEERKHRRKGAHA; encoded by the coding sequence ATGGTGAAGAACGCAAAGCCCCTGCGCGAGTTCGAGGTCGCGCCAGATCCGGAGGACCCGCGCCTGTCGGAGGTCGTCACCGGCGTCGACCAGGATGGCCGGCCGGTGGAGGTTCCGGTCGTCTATGAGCGCCCGCTGACGCTGTTCCTGAACGGGCAGGAGATCGTCACCATGATGACCATCGGCGACCATCCCGATCTCCTCGCCGTCGGCTATCTCGCGAACCAGAACATGCTCGCCGGGGACGACGAGATCACGGGCATCGATTACGACGAGGAGCTTCAGGTCGTCGTGGTGCGCACCGCGCGCGAGACGAATTACGAGGAGAAGCTGAAGAAGAAGATCCGCACCTCCGGCTGTGCGCAGGGCACCATCTTCGGCGACGTGATGGAGAGCTTCGAGACGGTCCGCCTGCCGCCGGATGCCGAGCTCAGGACGTCGTGGCTCTATACCCTCATGCGCAAGATCAACACGCAGCCCTCGCTCTATCTCCATGCCGGGGCGATCCATGGCTGCGTGCTGTGCGAGGAGGACCGCCCGCTCGTCTATATGGAGGATGTCGGCCGGCACAATGCGGTCGACAAGATCGCGGGCTTCATGCGGCTCAACGGGATTTCGGCCGACGACAAGATCTTCTACACGACCGGGCGGCTGACCTCGGAGATGATCCTCAAGACCGTGATGATGCGGATCCCGATCCTCATATCGCGGTCGGGCTTCACCGCCTGGGGCGTGGAGCTCGCCCGGAAGGCCGGCCTCACGCTCGTCGGCCGCGCCCGCGGCAAGCGCTTCATGGCGCTTTCGGGTGCGGAGCGCATCGTGTACGACCAGGACCTCTCCGCGGTGCCGGAGGAGGAGCGGAAACATCGGCGCAAGGGCGCACATGCCTGA
- a CDS encoding sulfurtransferase TusA family protein, protein MASDENILDVRGLLCPLPVLKARKRLGALPPGAVLRVEATDPASVIDVPHFCSESGHELLDQSEEDGVFTFRIRRS, encoded by the coding sequence ATGGCGAGCGATGAGAATATCCTCGATGTCAGGGGACTTCTGTGTCCGCTGCCCGTGCTCAAGGCGCGCAAGCGGCTCGGCGCTCTGCCGCCGGGTGCCGTCCTGCGCGTCGAGGCGACCGACCCCGCCTCGGTGATCGACGTCCCGCATTTCTGCAGCGAGAGCGGACACGAGCTCCTCGACCAGTCGGAGGAGGACGGGGTCTTCACCTTCCGGATCCGACGGTCGTGA
- a CDS encoding class I SAM-dependent methyltransferase — translation MSADAAADRHYPLHWRRACELEGFVAANTRLQPVSHAPEISLHLAHEALPLWGKTEEELGEIGLPPPFWAFAWAGGQALARYVLDTPETVRGRRVLDLGAGSGLVAIAAAKAGATVAIAADIDPFARVAIRLNARANGVSVTASSRDWLSEPPDGDAPFDVALIGDLFYEAPLARRVLRWLDDHAARARPALIGDPGRSYLPRERLDAVAEYRIAGCRELEDTDVKRTRVWRLSQAGPD, via the coding sequence ATGTCCGCCGATGCCGCCGCCGACAGGCACTACCCGCTTCACTGGCGCCGCGCCTGCGAGCTGGAAGGGTTCGTGGCGGCCAATACGCGCCTGCAGCCCGTCTCCCATGCCCCGGAGATTTCCCTCCACCTCGCCCACGAGGCGCTGCCCCTGTGGGGCAAGACGGAGGAGGAGCTCGGCGAGATCGGCCTGCCGCCGCCCTTCTGGGCCTTCGCCTGGGCCGGCGGACAGGCGCTCGCGCGCTATGTGCTCGACACGCCCGAGACCGTGCGGGGCCGGCGCGTGCTCGATCTGGGCGCAGGTTCGGGCCTCGTCGCCATCGCCGCGGCGAAGGCCGGCGCGACGGTCGCCATCGCCGCCGATATCGACCCCTTCGCCCGCGTCGCGATCAGGCTGAATGCCAGGGCCAATGGCGTCAGCGTGACGGCATCCTCGCGCGACTGGCTGAGCGAGCCGCCGGACGGCGACGCGCCCTTCGACGTCGCGCTCATCGGCGATCTGTTCTACGAGGCCCCGCTCGCCCGCCGCGTCCTGCGCTGGCTCGACGATCATGCCGCCCGCGCACGCCCCGCCCTGATCGGCGATCCGGGGCGCAGCTATTTGCCGCGGGAGCGCCTCGACGCCGTCGCCGAATACCGGATCGCCGGCTGCCGCGAGCTGGAGGACACCGATGTCAAGCGGACCCGCGTCTGGCGCCTGTCGCAGGCCGGGCCGGACTGA
- the glp gene encoding gephyrin-like molybdotransferase Glp translates to MSMPPKRLLDDCFLHDRDRLRHEEALALIAERIRPVAGVEEVALEAAHGRILAEPVAAPRNVPAFDNAAVDGYAFSARDVDPDAVTALPLGLRMSAGDPVGLALKAGTAARIFTGAPVPKGADTVIMQEDAVRSGDRVEIPAGVRQGANIRKAGEDLAEGEAVVEAGTRLRPQELAAVASTGCDRVVCRERLRVALVSTGDEVVRPGAVLRPGQVYDSNHYLLRGLLETVGAEIHDMGILPDDETVVREAVGRAAQSAHAIVTTGGASRGEADHIVSTISELGALHAWQLAIKPGRPLAFGQIGETVFLGFPGNPVAVFVCFLLYGRPLLAGLQGASWQAPRGFLVPAGFEIARKKPDRREFLRGWVEETADGPVARKFPRDGSGLISGLRAADGLIELPEEVTRIAPGDPVRYLPFSAFGVMPR, encoded by the coding sequence ATGAGCATGCCGCCGAAGAGGCTTCTCGACGACTGCTTCCTGCATGACAGGGACCGGCTGCGGCACGAGGAGGCCTTGGCGCTGATCGCGGAGCGCATACGCCCGGTCGCCGGTGTGGAGGAGGTCGCGCTCGAGGCGGCGCATGGCCGGATTCTGGCGGAGCCCGTCGCGGCGCCGCGCAATGTGCCGGCCTTCGACAACGCCGCCGTCGACGGCTATGCCTTCAGCGCGCGCGATGTCGATCCCGATGCGGTGACGGCCCTGCCCCTGGGGCTTCGCATGTCCGCCGGCGATCCGGTGGGGCTCGCGCTCAAGGCGGGCACGGCGGCGCGCATCTTCACCGGCGCGCCCGTGCCTAAGGGGGCCGACACGGTGATCATGCAGGAGGATGCGGTCCGCTCCGGCGACCGTGTCGAGATACCGGCCGGCGTCAGGCAGGGCGCCAATATCCGCAAGGCCGGCGAGGATCTCGCCGAGGGCGAGGCCGTGGTCGAGGCCGGCACGCGCCTTCGCCCGCAGGAGCTTGCCGCCGTCGCGTCGACCGGCTGCGACCGGGTCGTGTGCCGGGAACGGCTCAGGGTGGCGCTGGTCTCGACGGGCGACGAGGTCGTGCGGCCCGGCGCGGTGCTCCGGCCGGGCCAGGTCTACGATTCCAACCATTATCTCCTGCGCGGCCTCCTGGAGACGGTCGGTGCGGAGATCCACGACATGGGCATCCTGCCCGACGACGAGACGGTCGTGCGCGAGGCCGTCGGGCGGGCGGCGCAGTCCGCCCATGCGATCGTGACGACCGGCGGGGCGAGCCGGGGCGAGGCGGACCATATCGTCTCCACCATCTCCGAACTCGGGGCGCTCCACGCCTGGCAGCTCGCCATCAAGCCCGGCCGGCCGCTTGCCTTCGGGCAGATCGGCGAGACGGTCTTCCTCGGCTTTCCCGGCAATCCGGTCGCGGTCTTTGTCTGCTTCCTGCTCTACGGGCGGCCGCTCCTGGCGGGGCTCCAGGGCGCGTCGTGGCAGGCGCCGCGCGGGTTTCTCGTTCCGGCGGGCTTCGAGATCGCGCGGAAGAAACCGGACCGGCGCGAATTCCTGCGCGGCTGGGTGGAGGAGACGGCGGACGGCCCCGTCGCGCGCAAGTTCCCGCGCGACGGCTCGGGCCTCATCTCCGGCCTGCGCGCCGCCGACGGCCTCATCGAGCTGCCCGAGGAGGTGACCCGCATCGCCCCCGGCGATCCGGTCCGCTACCTGCCCTTCAGCGCCTTCGGCGTGATGCCGCGCTAG
- the mobA gene encoding molybdenum cofactor guanylyltransferase MobA, translating into MGGGDKGLIALAGRPILAHVIGRLGPQVDSMLLNANGDPERFAEYELPVMADPVADFPGPLAGVLAGMMWARVNDPQAEWVVSVASDTPFFPRDLVRRLREAVAREGADMACAASGGRNHPVFGLWPVRLEADLRRALVEEGIRKVDMWTARYRLAVAAFPDDPVDPFFNANRPEDIREAERLMGEGAA; encoded by the coding sequence ATGGGCGGTGGCGACAAGGGCCTGATCGCGCTCGCCGGCCGGCCGATCCTCGCCCATGTGATCGGGCGGCTCGGGCCCCAGGTCGATTCCATGCTGCTCAACGCCAATGGCGATCCGGAGCGTTTCGCGGAGTACGAGCTGCCGGTCATGGCGGACCCGGTTGCGGACTTTCCGGGCCCGCTCGCCGGCGTGCTGGCGGGCATGATGTGGGCCCGCGTCAACGACCCCCAGGCCGAATGGGTCGTGAGCGTGGCGAGCGACACGCCCTTCTTCCCGCGCGATCTCGTCCGCCGCCTCCGCGAGGCGGTCGCGCGCGAGGGCGCCGACATGGCCTGCGCGGCGTCAGGCGGGCGCAACCACCCCGTCTTCGGCTTGTGGCCCGTGCGGCTGGAGGCCGATCTTCGCCGCGCGCTCGTCGAGGAGGGCATCCGCAAGGTCGACATGTGGACGGCGCGCTACCGGCTCGCCGTGGCGGCGTTCCCGGACGACCCGGTCGATCCGTTCTTCAACGCCAACCGGCCCGAAGACATCCGGGAAGCCGAACGCCTCATGGGCGAGGGGGCCGCATGA
- a CDS encoding NAD(P)H-dependent oxidoreductase subunit E codes for MTHADRQPADPIRPGRQFGRRKGRPFPKGRQIDPDALDRIRALLGDRPRDRDLLIEHLHLIQDTAGHISAADLAALAHEMRLPQAEVFEVATFYHHFDVVKEGETPPAPVTIRVCDSLSCALAGSDALIAELRDRAPEDVRVVHAPCMGRCQCAPAAAVGGNYVDAVTADGLLDMAAARDVTPAIPDYQDYAAYRAEGGYGMLEACRAGRWTPDTVADTLLDAGLRGLGGAGFPSGRKWQFVRAEAGPRYLCINADEGEPGTFKDRHYLETRPHRFLEGMLIAAWGVEAEAAYIYLRDEYPAVRRILLDEIARLEAEGLAEPGYIRLRRGAGAYICGEESAMIESIEGKRGLPRHRPPYVAQIGLFDRPTLVHNVETVYWIPAILENGAGWFAGQGKGEAKGLRSYSVSGRVKEPGVKLAPAGISVRELIEEHCGGMAEGHTFKAYLPGGASGGILPASMGDLSLDFGALEKFDSFVGSHAVVVLSDRDDMKAVAVNLLKFFRDESCGQCTPCRVGCEKAVALMQTPEWDVALLEELSRAMMDASICGLGQAAPNPIRSVMTHFPDEID; via the coding sequence ATGACCCATGCCGACCGCCAGCCCGCCGACCCGATCCGCCCCGGCCGCCAGTTCGGACGGCGCAAGGGCAGACCGTTTCCGAAGGGCCGCCAGATCGACCCGGACGCGCTGGACCGTATCCGCGCGCTGCTCGGCGACCGGCCGCGCGACCGCGATCTCCTGATCGAGCACCTCCACCTGATCCAGGACACGGCGGGCCATATCTCCGCCGCAGACCTGGCCGCGCTCGCCCACGAGATGCGCCTGCCGCAGGCGGAGGTCTTCGAGGTCGCGACCTTCTATCACCATTTCGACGTGGTGAAGGAGGGCGAGACCCCGCCAGCGCCCGTCACGATCCGCGTCTGCGACAGCCTGTCCTGCGCGCTCGCCGGGTCGGACGCGCTCATCGCGGAGCTCAGGGACCGCGCGCCGGAGGATGTGCGCGTCGTCCACGCGCCCTGCATGGGCCGCTGCCAGTGCGCGCCCGCCGCGGCGGTCGGCGGCAACTATGTCGACGCGGTCACCGCCGACGGCCTTCTGGACATGGCCGCGGCGCGCGACGTCACGCCCGCCATCCCCGACTATCAGGACTACGCGGCCTACCGGGCCGAGGGCGGCTACGGGATGCTCGAGGCCTGCCGGGCCGGTCGCTGGACGCCCGACACCGTCGCCGACACGCTGCTCGACGCCGGCCTGCGCGGGCTCGGCGGCGCGGGCTTCCCCTCGGGGCGCAAATGGCAGTTCGTGCGCGCCGAGGCGGGGCCGCGCTATCTGTGCATCAATGCCGACGAGGGCGAGCCCGGCACCTTCAAGGACCGCCATTACCTGGAGACGAGGCCGCACCGGTTCCTCGAGGGCATGCTGATCGCCGCCTGGGGCGTGGAGGCCGAGGCCGCCTATATCTATCTGCGCGACGAGTATCCCGCCGTCCGGCGCATCCTCCTCGACGAGATCGCGCGGCTCGAGGCGGAGGGGCTCGCCGAGCCCGGCTATATCCGGCTGCGGCGCGGCGCGGGCGCCTATATATGCGGCGAGGAATCCGCGATGATCGAATCGATCGAGGGCAAGCGCGGCCTGCCCCGCCACCGCCCGCCCTATGTCGCCCAGATCGGCCTCTTCGACCGGCCGACGCTGGTCCACAATGTGGAGACGGTCTACTGGATCCCGGCCATACTGGAGAATGGGGCCGGCTGGTTCGCGGGCCAGGGCAAGGGCGAGGCGAAGGGCCTGCGCTCCTATTCCGTCTCCGGCCGGGTGAAGGAGCCCGGCGTCAAGCTCGCCCCCGCCGGCATCAGCGTGCGCGAGCTGATCGAGGAGCATTGCGGCGGCATGGCGGAGGGTCACACATTCAAGGCCTATCTGCCCGGCGGTGCGTCGGGCGGCATCCTGCCGGCCTCCATGGGCGATCTGTCGCTCGATTTCGGGGCGCTGGAGAAGTTCGACAGCTTCGTCGGCAGCCATGCCGTCGTCGTCCTGTCCGACAGGGACGACATGAAGGCGGTGGCGGTGAACCTGCTGAAGTTCTTCAGGGACGAATCCTGCGGCCAGTGCACGCCCTGCCGGGTCGGCTGCGAGAAGGCGGTGGCGCTCATGCAGACGCCGGAATGGGATGTCGCATTGCTGGAGGAGCTGTCCCGCGCCATGATGGACGCGTCCATCTGCGGGCTCGGCCAGGCCGCGCCCAATCCGATCCGCTCGGTGATGACGCATTTTCCAGACGAGATAGACTGA